In Anopheles cruzii unplaced genomic scaffold, idAnoCruzAS_RS32_06 scaffold00332_ctg1, whole genome shotgun sequence, the sequence TCTATTATTATCCCACTACGCACCTTGGATTTAATGTTTATAATCACCGCGCTTATCCGATATAAAAAAGAGATAACACTACAAACCCGTATCTACCCGCCAATCGAGTCGTCAGAGTATGTTCGAAATGGCTTGTGGCTTACTTTCAAGCAATCCGAAACACCGTGGAACAAAACCGTTCGTTGTGAATGAGTGGCATTCTGGCCACTGCACTGCTTCGAAATGATCTAAAGGTAAGGAAACTCACATAAAATAGATTCGTTCGTTTATAAAGTTCGTCTTTGGaatttaaaaccaatttaACGGTTTCATGATTGCAAATAGAATTCTTAATTGCTCttcatttcatcattattttctcatcAACGTTTTTACCACAATTTTGTTCGTGATCATTTACATCGAATTCCATGCCCTGTTAATTCCATCCATTAATCCATTAATTGCTCTGTGCCATAAGAGACGAACATACGTACGGTATTACGTTGTGTATTACGCATACAGCTTCTCAACGTTCGGATTGAAATTGCCAGAAAATTAACATGCATAGTTTGCGGTGCTGACCATTTAGATAAAAAAGAATTCCTTGCTTAAAAGCAGTTCATACTTACacacaataacaataataagaCTTTCAGTACAATTACTGATGGAGTTCTATCGCATTCTGTTGAGATAATCGACGATCGAACCACCGACAGGCGAAGGAATGGCCTATACCGATGGCAACACTTATCGTCTTCGGCCGTCATATACGGCGTGAGTGTTTTCCCTCCCCGTAACCCCGTAAATTTGTTCCGACATAAGACTTACGACTTATATCAGGGCGACATTCCAGGCTGTAAAAGATATGGCCCCTGGAAGGTGAGAGAGTGTAGATTGTAGTGATGTGATTAAATCGATACGAGTACCAGATTAACCGATACCGGTAGGCGaagatcgccatcgccagcgcGTTGTGCGTCAGCTCCATGGAAAAGTTGTACGTTGAGGTATCGGAAACAAACTCGGTGCAAGCAAATGTCTTCTTCTCCAGCAGATGTGGCAGCAGATGGATGGATGCAGCAGATGTGGAATATTTGTTCGACTTTTTCAAAATTACTCTCAGTTCTTCAAAGAGCCTTATGTTAAGTTGCTGAACCAGGATTTTAGTATGACTACACTACTTTTAAAAATCACTTCCACGGCTTGGAGAGCAAAGTTTCGACCGTTACGAAAGTCCATGGTTGTCCACCGAGCAGCTATTAAAGTGTCAGCAGCCCTTTCGGAATTGACCGCTACGGGTGCGAACAATGATTTAGTATTTACGCCTGATAAGATTGTTATCAAAGCAGAGACCGACCACCAGCTTAACCGCCAGCGAGCCGTGTTGTACCAGCGTAGTCTTGATATCAACTCGTGGGATCAATCATCCAGGGTACACGATTTTCCCTCTGTGATTCACTATACATGGGGTCAAACAATTGCGTGGAATACTTCGTTAGGagtatttattttttagtCATCGATCAATATTCATAAGAAGGACgaaattttatcatttttaatCCAAGATTAACTTACAATCAGTAGTAACTGGACTCTCCAACATACAATAAAATGTCTACGTGGGGAGGTTTTGCAATGGGTCGAACTGAACTGATATTTATGTTGATATCTATTTGAGTAGTATATATTTAGATACTTAGTTATTTAGTTTTCAATAGTTTTCTGATTATTATGTATGACATACGGCGCAAAGATTAATAGTATCCCTTAGGGTTTTAAATGCCGCTCTCTCAAAACGCGATTAAGCTTATCAAACAGAATTGTGACGAATGTTTAATCTTATTGCAGGAGTGTCCAAGTATGTTATTGCATGACATAATTCATGGATGCGATAACCGTACGCTATCTTTCCGACGAGTCTGGATACCATCGGTAGGTGCATTATGTCACTAAGAAATGCTATTGTCTAACGACGTTTGAATGCATCACAAATTCGAGATCGTTCAAATCAAATTCCCAAAACTGGATTTCCCGAATAGGATTATAGGCCCAGCCTTTTCAACAGAAGGTGCGTACAATAACGAATGTACCTAGGCTAACCAATCTATGGAATCATAAGATGATAGGCATATTCATGAAATAGTGATAAATAGAACAAAGGTAACAAttgccaaaaataaaagcacacaaaaactgcaacGGTTTAGCTTTATCAAGAAAGCGCGCCGCGGTCGTGCGGGTGGTCAATCGGGCCGATAATTCTAATCGACTTTATCGTATCCCCCACGAGAAAGGGCCTCTCGAACCACTGCTTTATTCTGCCCAGCAGAGCGCAGtacaaaaaatataaaatggaCCTaaacagagcaaaaaaaagcccgTAATTCCACCCGAGTTCACCAAAAAGTGCTCGAGCGGTGGGGCGCAGAGACCAATCACAAGATATCCAAGATAAAGGTATAAGCATCGCAAATCCGCTAAATAGTACACGGCGGCCCACCAACGCAGTACTGGTCCTAACGGCTGATGCTAGTTCAGCCCTGAACCGCACCGTGTTCGGACAGGTCTGAGCCGTTGAAGGAGCAAAGTGCTAGGAAGAACCGTGCGTACCGTGAAACACCGAGGGAACCATGTGTTGCTGTTCGAAACGGTACACCAACACCGCCAAGAAGCTGTGGGCCTTTGGCGGCGTAGTGGCGATCTTTGTGGCagcggccttttttgggttcGGATTGCCGGCCATCATCGATGCCGTGGCGCTGACCGAGTTTCGCGTCAAGGAAGGAGCCCGAGTGTACGAGAACTTCTTCGATGGCGAAGTGCCGATTTTCTTCGATATCTATCTGTTCAACTGGACGAATCCGGAAGAAGTACGAAATCCGAATGTGAAGCCCAACTTTGTGCAGATGGGACCGTACGTTTTTTCTGAGCGACACGAGCGTGGAAATGTGACTTGGAACGCCAACGATACGCTTACGTTCAACCAGAAGCGCATCTGGCACTATCTACCGGAGCTCTCGAACGGGGACTATTATAACGATCGCGTAACGACGCTGAATCCAGTGCTATCGGTAGGTTTGTAGAGGGCCTGTTGCTCCTGCTCGTGTCACAAATGGCTTACCAGACCTCAAATGCTTGTTCCAGACCGTTGGTAAAACGTTGGAGGGGAACGCACTACTACCGTTTCTTGATGGCTTAATCATGGCAAGCGAGCTCGCTGAATTTCTGTACGAGGACATTCCGGTGCGTGAAATGTTATTCGATGGGCACCCCGACTTGCTGCTGCAAACGTTGGGCGACTTGCTTGCTATCATACCACCGGGCCAACTGCCCGACATCACTCTGCCGCCTTGGGACGGCTTCGGGTGGTTTGTGGAACGCAACGAAAGTCTCGAATACGACGGTACGTTCCAGATGGGCACGGGAGTTGACCATCGTCAAAATACCGGTGTCATGCGCCAGTGGAACTACGCCCCACAGGTGCCCAACTATCGCGGAGTCTGCGGTCAGGTGCGAGGATCGGGAGGAGAagtgtggccaccgatggGACGTAACTTGGGTGACAACATTACGCCGCTCCACATTTTCCTGCCGGATCTGTGTAGTGCACTCACCTTGCGCCATGAGTCCGACTTCAGGGTGCACGGTCTGGATGGAATGTTGTGGGTTGGGCACGCAGAAAACTTCGACAACGGACATACGATGCCAGAAACGGAGTGCCAATGTACGGCCCCGGTCGAGGAGTGTCCCGTATATCCGCCCGGTGTGCTCGACGTGTCGGAGTGTAAATTTGGCGCCCCGCTGCTCGTAAGCTATCCGCATTTCTATCTTGCCGATCCGAGCTACGTTGACGCCGTGACAGGCGTAAGTCCCAACAAGACGC encodes:
- the LOC128276028 gene encoding protein croquemort-like, producing the protein MCCCSKRYTNTAKKLWAFGGVVAIFVAAAFFGFGLPAIIDAVALTEFRVKEGARVYENFFDGEVPIFFDIYLFNWTNPEEVRNPNVKPNFVQMGPYVFSERHERGNVTWNANDTLTFNQKRIWHYLPELSNGDYYNDRVTTLNPVLSTVGKTLEGNALLPFLDGLIMASELAEFLYEDIPVREMLFDGHPDLLLQTLGDLLAIIPPGQLPDITLPPWDGFGWFVERNESLEYDGTFQMGTGVDHRQNTGVMRQWNYAPQVPNYRGVCGQVRGSGGEVWPPMGRNLGDNITPLHIFLPDLCSALTLRHESDFRVHGLDGMLWVGHAENFDNGHTMPETECQCTAPVEECPVYPPGVLDVSECKFGAPLLVSYPHFYLADPSYVDAVTGVSPNKTLHEFRFALHPFSGIPMTANGRIQYNMHLKDYGLSLFSEVPDIVIPAFWIEQRMVLTEDIADDLK